The window CACCGAATCCAGGTCGTGCTGCTGGACAGCCAGTATGTGCCTTCGCTCGCCACGAATTCCGAATATCACAGGTTCCTGAATGCCGTCAGCGAGGTGGGTCAGGAGCAGCAGGTGCCCGTGCTGGCACGGTACAAGCTGAGTGTCCAGCTGATGACGCAGGCAGCGATGACGCCCGGCGAACTGGTCGCACACGACCAGCTGCATCCCAACGATTTCTCGCACTGGTGCATCGCCGAGGCGCTTGCACAGTACTTTCAGCCCAGCTGAGAAAGGCGTCAGTACAGCTGGGTTGCTCCGGTTCGCAGGGCAAAATGCACCCGCCGCAGCGCCACCTGCTGACTGCGCGACAGCGGGTGTTCCTGTGCCAGACGGTACAGTGCGCGGGCGTGGTTGGCGAAGCGGTGCGGCGCATCGGTATCGCGGGTGGCGCTGTACTCGAAGGTGATCTCTGCTCCCAGAGACGTCACCAGGTCGTCCAGCCGTTCCAGCGTCTCCGACTTTCGCCGCTCCGGGTGAATCAGGTCTTCGTCGTAGCGCCGGACATGAAACAGGTGATCGCTCCGCACGCAGTAGCGGGTATAGCCGAGCAGGCGGGCGTGTACCAGCGCCGTGCGGATGGCCTCGCGCTCGGCCATACTCTCGTGTCCCGGGGTGGGCAGCATCGCCGCGTAAGGAGCGCCATTCAGGGTGTACCCGATACTCAGCGTTCCGTCCTGTTTGTCGGCGCTGCCATCCGTGCGGATCACCACCTCGGCTGTTTCCACGTGGGGATGATGGGCCAGAAGCACGTCCTGTTCTGCCGCACTCGGCAGCGATCCCGATCCCAGTCGGAACAGGGCCAAGGCCAGAGTTCCCGCCTGACGTGCCGAGGAATCGTCTGAAAGCGGCAGCGCCAGTTGGGTGATACCCAGCGCGGCGGCATGTCTCCTGGCGACTTCCAGCGCCCGCACCGACACGCTGGGAAGCGCCACGCCGTAGGGCACGCCGTCCAGCAGGTAGCCCACGCTCCCCGGCAGGTCAGCGACACTCAGGGTGGCCTGCTGATGCCGGGCAGAAGCGGGAACCGACTTCACAGACAGACGCTTCTGAATTCCGGCTGCTTCTTCCACACGCTGTCTCCTCGCGCTGCGGCGTGAACCCGCCATGTACTGAAAGCCCCTTTCAGATGGTTGCTCAGCCAGGTCCGGACACTGTTCAGCTGAGGGTACACCGGTCGAGGTACCAGACGCTCGGCCCGCATGTCTTAACTATTCTGCATTGAGTGGCTAGGTTGCACATTCACCCTAAAAACATTTATTTATCGTTAAGGTACGACGACTTGAGTGTGCCTCGTGGCCATTTACATCGTTCTTGATGCCTGTCAGTTCAGCCCTCCTACAGGCATCATACGGCTCTTTTCCTCCGGCCTTGAAGATGTTTCTCGCGTTTACGTTCCTCGGTATCGCCTCAGCGCATGACACGCTGCAGCAGGCAGCTCCGCCCCCCAACGGCATCGTTCGTGTGGGTGGTCATACCTTGAGCGAGTCGGCGCTGAAACTCAGTCCTGTCGGAGGCGCCTTTGAAACTGCCCTGGCCGCCCACGAGATCGGACCTTATCACAGAGTGCCCAAGGGAAAGCCTGTGCTTGAAGTCGATGGCCTGAAGCTTCAGAAAGCCCTTCACCTGCCGGCTGGCCGCTTCTATACCGTCGCCGTGACAGGAATCCGTCCGAAGCCAGCGCTCACGGTTCTGAGCGAAGCACCCGACCCAATGTCGCGCAGGTCCACATCGACCTGCACAACCTCAGCATCTCAAATGGTTCGCTGCTGAACGCCGACAGCAAAGCAACCCTCTTCAGGAATCAGGCCCCGCTCAGTGCCAATTCCTTCAGCGTCCAGCTCCGGGTAGACCGAGACAGCCAGACCCTGACGACTCTGGAAGCGACTGAAAGCCAGGCCTGGCGGCCCACCGCGTGTTTGTCTTCGGCGGCTCCCCCTGACGATCCGGCACTCCAGGCGACCAGACTCATGCGCGTATCTTCTTTTCTTGTTCCGGTGTTGGTCGTCCTGGCTGCCTCCAGCGCGGCTGCCCAGAGCGTCACGCCCGACTGCGCCGCCAAACTGATCAAACAGGCCGGCATGTATTCCGGCCTGCAGGGTTCGTATTCCTACACGCCCGCCTCAGCGGCCAGTGGATGGGCCATCCCTGGGCACAAGCCCTCCAAGCCGCCCTGAGCTTCGGGCAGATCGCGGCGGCCGTCAAAGCTCGGGGTACGACGCAGGTGCTGGGGCCTGTGCCGTCCCGTTCCATATCACCGGACAGAGGGCGTATGCCTGCGATCACACGCTCGACGCCGAAATCCCCTTCAGAGCGCCCGCCTTCCCCCTCTGGGCCACCGTCAACTACGCCCTGTTCCAGGAGGCCAGAGACGGTGCCCTGATCGGCAGGAACGGCTGGCTCTCCAGCGCCGAGGAATTCCAGACGGCACCCGGCGACCCACTGAAGCGCACGGGTAAACTGCGCTCCATCTGCCATGTCCATAACATTCTTCAGGCACAGGGCGTGGCCCTGGTTTCTGCCAAATTCAGGATCTCCGCCGATCAACCCGGGTCGCGGCACGTCGCGGTTCAACTGGCCAGCCAGTACCCCAACTTCCTGCGTCAGCTGCATCACGCGGGCATCACCGCCCCGGATCTGCTGACCGCATTTCAGCACGCCGGGCATACCGGAAATGCCGCGCTGTTTCTCCGAACCGACACGCACTGGTCACCCGCTGGAGCCGCGTTAGCTGCACAGATGGTCGCGCGGACAGTCCGGTCTGCTCATACGAACGTGTCGCCCGCCCAGTTTTCGACCACCCTCGGTCCGGTACAGGCAAGATCTGGCGACCTCCTGAACTATCTGCCTGTTGCTGGCCGCATTGGGCCTTTGCAGGACCTGACAGGCACCAACAGCATCGAGCGGACCGATGCTGGGGCCTCATGTTCGCTGCTGGGCACGGAGAGCCTTCCTGTGGCTCTAGTGGGCACGAGCTACAGTGCCCGCACCAAAAACAACGTCTGGAACTTCGACAGTCAACTTCAACAGTTTCTGGGCAGCGAGGTCCTGAACGCCGCACAGGAAGGCAAAGGCCCCATCAGCCCGATGGCGGCGTATCTGACGTCCAGTGAATGGAACACCGCCCCGCCAAAGGTGGTCGTCTGGGAAATTCCCTAACGCTACCTGCGCGTCCAGTACGCCGAAGAGACCGCATCCGACCACTGAGTCCACTCGTTTTCCCACCGCAGAACGTTCCAACAAGCTCCGCGATGACCAGATTCGGTGAAACCAATCCCCCAAGTTCACCGATAGGTAGGCCGTTGAGGCGGCTCAGGCGAGCTGTTTACGGAGATCGGCAATGAAGGCCTGCATTCCCAGCGCGGCGCGGGCAGCACTGGCTTCACGGATCAGCGTACCTGCATCCAGGCGGCCATCACGGGTCGATGCCTGCAACGCGTCGATCTCGGTCACACTCAGATGCGCCTTCAGCAGAAAGCGCAGCGTCTTCATCTGATCCTCGCCCGAAGGGAGTGGCGGGGGCAGCTCGTTCACCGCCGTGGTCTTCACAGGACTGCTGCCAATTCCCTTCTTGGCCGGTGCATGCGAGAGAGGCAGCAGCGCCACCTGAGCCTCGTATTTTTCAGGGTTCTTCAGCACGTCTGCCGCGACGGCTGCCGGGTTGCGTGGCGGCGTGCCGTAACTGGCAAGAACCTGCCGCGCCTTTGCCAGCCGCCGCTGCACCTCTGCCGTGTCCAGGCTTCCCAGAACTGTTCGCAGGCTCGGAGCTTTCAGCCCAAGCGCTTCCAGTTCGGTGCGGAAGGCCACGTGCGGCTCCTCCTCGGTGGTCAGCGGGCTGAACCGGTACACGACCTGCTGCTTGGCTCCCCGGCCTTCATACTCGACCGCTTTCAGATACCCGATTTCCAGCAGTTCCTCATGGGCTGGCTCGATAGACCGGCGAATCTTATCCGGCTGATCGTTGATAATTTTACAGGCCTGCTTGAGTTCCATCAGCGACATCTGCAGGTCCATCACGATCCGTTCCGGGTTGGTGGGATCCCGGCGCTTGGCGTCCAGAAATCGGTAAAACGCCCGGGTTGAGCGGCGTTTGAGCAGCCGTGCCACGCGTGGATCCATAGGCCGCACAAAACCTGCCCGGATGGAATTGACCAGCGCCGGGGCGAGTGTCAACACCAGGGCCGAGTCGCTGTCGATGTCTCCTTCGATGCTGCTGGTGAACTCAAGCTCGTGAACGATTCGCAGACCCACGGTGGTGTATCGCCCCCGGCGATGATCACGCCACAGCCGCGTGATCTGGTACGACGTCGTCCACAGGCGCTGCAGGCTTTCGCGCAGCAACCGGTACGACGCGCCGTTGACATCCATGCCAGCCAACTGAAGCAGGCTGTAAGCCGAAGTGACCATCCGCCCGTCCTCCGGGTCACCCTGCTCGCGAAAGAGGGTAATGAGCGCCGTTATGACGTCGTTATCAACCCCGTGCGGCACACCGTATTCAGGCAGCGCCTTGCAGATGACCTTGCCGTGTTGACCGTCGATCTCAAATGTCTCCTCCCAGCTGGAATAGTCCGCAGGAATGCGTTCCTGCATGCTGACCAGACCCAGGCGGAGCACATTCATTTCCTCGAACCGGACAGGAAGATCTTGAGCGCCGCGTTTCAAGGTCATGAGTGCAGACAGTTTACCCCGAGCTGCCTACTTGTTGTTGTTTTTTTATCTGTTTAAAAGAAGTAAAAGAATTGTTGTAACAACAACAAGAGGCTGTCCCTATTCGTGTCTGAGACGGCCTTCAGAACCTCTTTCCCCCCAAGTTCACCGATAGTTTTTGCCCTCTTTCCCCCAAGTTCACCGATAGTTTTTGCCCTCTTTCCCCCAAGTACACCGATAGTACCGATCCATTTCCCCCCAAGCTCACCGATAGTTTTTGCCCTCTTTCCCCCAAGTACACCGATAGTGCTTTTTGCATTTCCCCCCAAGTACACCGATAGCACCGACCCATTTCCCCCCAAGCTCACCGATAGTGGCGAGGCAAGGAAAGCGATAGGTGTTTTCCGTCACTGGGACGTGCTTTCTCAGTATTTCCCCCCAAGTTCACCGATAGCATGTTTTTTCATTCCCCCCAAGTTGACCGATAGTGCCGTCAAGACTGATTCGAATTATCTAGTTGTGTAGGAAGGCGTAAGCATAGGGTGGTCTGGTCAGTTGAATGCCAGGCCGGACGAACAGTTGAGGCCCGTTCTGCTGTTCCCACTACCTTTTATTACGGCCACTGACCTAAGGTCGCCGCTTCGGGAACGGTGTAGGGGCGCTTAGTGCACCGTGCCGCCCCGTACAGGCCTGTGTCACCAGCGCTAGCACTCACAAGCCCAAAGGTTCCGTGGAAGCCTTGCGCGCTGCCACTGAGTGGGTAGACGGCTGAAAACCTAACATCGAAGGGTGACACAGGAAGGTCAGGTTGAATCCGCCTCGTTCACCTGGCAGCTTTGCCCGGCGACATGCGGCATCAGTCCATCCGGTTTGCTCAGTGCGGAAGCTGGGGCAGCAGGACGCGGGGGTTCTCCTGCTGGAAGTCGAGCCATTCGCCCGCTGGCTGCCGCGCCTCGATCTGCCGGACGAAGCTTCCAGGCGTCATGCCGCCGAGGGTGCGAAATTCGCGGGTCAGGTGGGCCTGATCGAAGAATCCAAGATCGAGAGCAAGGGCAGCCAGCGGTGTCTGCGGGTCGTGGGTCAGGGCATTGTGTGCCGTTTCGAAGCGGATAAGACGGGCAAGCGTCTTGGCACCGATTCCCACCTCCTGTATGAACTGGCGCTCCAGTGTGCGGGCGCTGACATCCAGCTCGCCTGCCAGCTCGGCCACCCGCTGTAGTCCGCCGCTGTGATAGAGCTGCACAGCGGCCTGCACGCCTGCTCCTGCCGTCCACTCACGGCCTGCCTGTCCTGCCCCCTGCTGCCCGGTGGCGAGTGCCAGCAGCCAGCTCTCCAGTATGCCCACCGCGGTTTCGTCGTCGCGGGCCGTCAGAGCGGCGCTGATAGCGTGTGCGGTGCCTGTGGCCTGTCTTCCCGCCGCGCCCGCCAGCAGATCCAGCGGAGGATCTGGATACCTCCAGCCGAAGAGTTGCCGCGCCGCCCAGGGATACAACTCGGCCCGGAGCGTCCTAAGAGGTCCTTCCAGATACAGATGTGCGGGCACCGTGACAAGGCCCTCCAGGGTGGCCTTCGGCACGGGCGTGAGCAGGCCACCTGCGCCCAGCGTCCACGTGCGGCTCGACGAAAAGGTCAGGTGGGCGAGCTGTTCCGGCAAAAAGACATACTGCTCGGCCTGCGGTCTGTCGTCGTCCAGCAGGTAATAGGCCTGCACCAGCGGCCTCAGGGCGGGCGAGGGCAGAAGCAGGCGGCGGGCCATGACTCACTCTGGCAGATGGACAGCAGACCTGCATCTGCCGAATGCTCGGGGTGGATGAACGTGATTTCTCCGGGCGAACGTCGACGGATGGAGGCGACTCTCCTACTGCCCGGGCCTTTAAACAGGCCGTTTCTTGCAGACAGCGCCGCCGGGAACCTCGCTGGACT of the Deinococcus ruber genome contains:
- a CDS encoding alginate O-acetyltransferase AlgX-related protein — translated: MDGPSLGTSPPSRPELRADRGGRQSSGYDAGAGACAVPFHITGQRAYACDHTLDAEIPFRAPAFPLWATVNYALFQEARDGALIGRNGWLSSAEEFQTAPGDPLKRTGKLRSICHVHNILQAQGVALVSAKFRISADQPGSRHVAVQLASQYPNFLRQLHHAGITAPDLLTAFQHAGHTGNAALFLRTDTHWSPAGAALAAQMVARTVRSAHTNVSPAQFSTTLGPVQARSGDLLNYLPVAGRIGPLQDLTGTNSIERTDAGASCSLLGTESLPVALVGTSYSARTKNNVWNFDSQLQQFLGSEVLNAAQEGKGPISPMAAYLTSSEWNTAPPKVVVWEIP
- a CDS encoding replication initiator protein A; the encoded protein is MTLKRGAQDLPVRFEEMNVLRLGLVSMQERIPADYSSWEETFEIDGQHGKVICKALPEYGVPHGVDNDVITALITLFREQGDPEDGRMVTSAYSLLQLAGMDVNGASYRLLRESLQRLWTTSYQITRLWRDHRRGRYTTVGLRIVHELEFTSSIEGDIDSDSALVLTLAPALVNSIRAGFVRPMDPRVARLLKRRSTRAFYRFLDAKRRDPTNPERIVMDLQMSLMELKQACKIINDQPDKIRRSIEPAHEELLEIGYLKAVEYEGRGAKQQVVYRFSPLTTEEEPHVAFRTELEALGLKAPSLRTVLGSLDTAEVQRRLAKARQVLASYGTPPRNPAAVAADVLKNPEKYEAQVALLPLSHAPAKKGIGSSPVKTTAVNELPPPLPSGEDQMKTLRFLLKAHLSVTEIDALQASTRDGRLDAGTLIREASAARAALGMQAFIADLRKQLA
- a CDS encoding AraC family transcriptional regulator, translating into MARRLLLPSPALRPLVQAYYLLDDDRPQAEQYVFLPEQLAHLTFSSSRTWTLGAGGLLTPVPKATLEGLVTVPAHLYLEGPLRTLRAELYPWAARQLFGWRYPDPPLDLLAGAAGRQATGTAHAISAALTARDDETAVGILESWLLALATGQQGAGQAGREWTAGAGVQAAVQLYHSGGLQRVAELAGELDVSARTLERQFIQEVGIGAKTLARLIRFETAHNALTHDPQTPLAALALDLGFFDQAHLTREFRTLGGMTPGSFVRQIEARQPAGEWLDFQQENPRVLLPQLPH